The Saccharothrix violaceirubra genome segment CACCTCGTCGGGGTGCAGCACGTGCCACTGGCCGGGCAGGCAGAACCGCTGTTCGCCCCGGTAGCGGAACGTCTGCACGCCCGCGAGCGTGAGCCCGATCGCGTAGGTGTCGTGGCGGTGCGGCGAGAACGCCTCGTCGACCAGGGCCGCCGCCAGCCGTTCGATACCCCGCGCACCGCCGCCGAAGGTGAGTCGGCAGGCCATGCCGCGATCGTAACGCCGGTCCGCGCGTGGACCGGCGTACGACCGTTCTGCCCGGACGGCCGGCACGGTGGCCGTACGTGGTCCGAACGGCGCATGTCGCAGCGCCGTTCGGCGTTCCCATCGTCGGACCACCCATGCCGGACCGCAAAGGGAACGACCCGGTTCCGCCCGTGGTGGAGGAGCCGGACCGTGCGCGCGCTGGGCCGTCCGGCTGACGGCGGCGTCGCGGCCCACCGTGCCGGGCCACCCGCTCGGACGCCGCGACGCCGGACCACACGGCCTTCGTTGGGCCACGCGGGTGGTTCACGGATTCGCCCGGTCGTTCACTGGTCGGCGGGCCGGGTCGCCAGCCACAGGGCGTGTTCGCGGCCGATCGTCTCCTCGACCTCCGCGACGGCGGCGGGCCACGTCTCCTCGCCGGCCTCGACCAGCGAGGCGTGGATGAGCGCGAGGTCGCGGGCGGCCAGCGAGTAGGTCGTGGCCAGCGAGGAATGCCGCTTGAGCCCGATCCACGCCGCGCCGCCGGCCACCAGCGCGGCCAGCACGCCGGACCAGTCGGCGTCCCACACCCCGAACGCGCGGCACCCGGCGAGCACGATCGCGACCATCTCGCCGGCGATGAGCACGGCACGCCACTGGTTGACGCGGTCCTCGTTCTTGCGGGCGTTGCGCGAGTACCAGTCCTTCTGGTCGAGCACGCGGCATTGGAGGTAGGCGGATTTGCGCTCGGCGAAAGGCGCGGCGCGCAGGGTGAGCATCCGCTCGGTGACGTAAGGGTTCTCCGCCGTCAGGTGCAGACCTTCGTAGCGGGTGACGATGCCACGGGCGCGTTCGCGCAGCAGCGCGCGGGCGTCGGCGCCGTCGAACGGGAAGCCGGCCACCGCGAACCGCCAGGACAGGCTCTTCAACGACTCGGCGACGGCACGCGCGGAGTACCACTGGCGCTCGGGGCGCTTGAACGCCAACAGGAGTTCGGTCACCAACGCGAGGCAGAACCCGGCGACCGCGACCGCCGCCCACACCTCGAAGCCGTCGACCTTCCACGTGAGCGCACCGCCCAGGGCCGCGAGCAACGCGCCGCCCAGCCTGATCCGGCTCCACCAGAGGGTCTGGTACTGGGCGCGGGCCGCCTCGCGTTCCGCGTCGTGGAAGAAGCCGGGTAAAGCGTCCTCGGTCATCAGCGTCACCTTGTCCACAGTGGACTTCTCAGTCCTCCGAACAGGGGGCGTCCTCCGTCTTGCCGAGCCGATCGAGCAACCCGGCGAGCCGGGTCAGGTCGGCGGGCGCGAGATCGGCGAACAGGTCGTGCTCCACCGTATCGATCGCGTGGTGGAGGTCGGCGACGACGGCACGCCCACGTTCGGTGATCTCGACGATGTGGCGGCGGCGGTCCTCGGGCGCGCGGCGCCGGGTGGCCAGGTCGCGGTTCTCCAGGTCGTTGAGGACGGCGACCAGCACGCTCGGGTCGACGTCGAGTTCGCGGGCCAGGTCGAGCTGGTTGAGCGGGCCTTCGGCCAGGCGCATGACGGCGAGGCACTGGCGGGGTTTGAGGCCGGTGACGGCCATGGCCGTGTGCAGCCGGGCACTGACCGAGAGCCCGAGGCGCGCGAGCGTGAAGCCCAACCTGTCCGCCATGTGGACACCGTAGCAGATGGTCTATGGTCGTAATTGATTGATTGTCTTCAACGATTTTTCTCCGTCGATGATTTGGGGGACTCTATGGCTCAGCTGCTGCGGGTGGACGCGAGCATCCGGCGTTCGGCATCGGTGTCGCGGGCGGTGGCCGACACCTTCCAGCGGGCGTGGTCGGCGCGGCACCCGTCGGGCGTGGTGACCGTGAACGACCTGGAAACCGACCCGCTGCCGTACCTGACCGTGGACGACGTGGCCGTGAACTGGACCCCGCCGGAGGGGCGGACGCCGGCGCAGCACGCGTCGGCGGCGACGGCGGCGGGGTTGGTCGACGAGCTGACGGCGGCGGACGTGCTGCTGCTGGCCGTGCCGCTGTACAACTGGGGGACCCCGGCGTTGTTCAAGAGCTGGGTCGACCACGTGCTCAACGAGTCGCGGGTGGCGGGTCGGCGCGGGGCGTTCGCCGGGTTGCCGACCGTGGTGGTGAGTGCCCGCGGCGGGGCGTACGGGGTGGGGGCGCCGCGTGAGGGGTGGGACCACGCCGTGCCGTACCTGCGGCACGTGCTGGGCGAGCAGTTGGGGTTCGACCTGCACGAGGTGTTGGTCGAGTTCACGTTGTCCGACGTGGACCCGGGGTTGGCGCCGTTCCAGGAGGACGCGCGGCGGTCGTTGGCCGAGGCGCACGTGGCGGCCGAGCGGCTGGCGAAGGAACTCGGCTGACGGCACCCGGCGGCGCCGGAGCGCGCGACTCGCGGTGCCTGAGTGCATGACTCGCGGTGCCGGAACGCACAACTCGCGGTGCCTGAGTGCATGACTCGCGGGTTCCGGCTGGGGGACGGGGGGTGGAGGGGCGGGTGGAGAGGTACCCGCCCCTCCTGGTCAGCGTTGGGACAGGTAGGTGGTGGCGGTGGCGCGCAGGCGGGTGTGGATGTCGGCGTAGGGGGTGGTGGTGAGGAGGTTCTTCGGGAACTTGGCGAGCATCGTGTAGTTCGTGTCGACGACGTTGCCCGCCGGCGCGAGGCCCGCCTGGCTCACCAACTGGTAGGCGTCGAGGATGTCCAGCGACAGCAGGTCGGCGGTCCAGCCGACCAGGTCGTGCTGGCTGACGCGGAACGCGTCCTCCAGCGGACGGGCGGTGCCGGTGGACATGATGTGGTCGGCGGACTCCAGGCGCGGCCACGGGGTGGTCGCGCCCTTGATCAGGTCGACGACCACGACCGTCGCCATCGCCGCCTCGACGGCCGTGCCGCAGACCTCGCCCTCGCCCTGGCGGCAGTGGCCGTCGCCGATCGAGATCAGCGCGCCGGGTACGTTCACGCCGAAGTACGCGGTCGTCCCCGCCCGCATCTCGGGGGTGTCCATGTTGCCGCCGTGCGCGCCCGGCGTGATGCTCATGATCACTTCGTTCGCCGCCGGCGCCACGCCCACCGTGCCGTGCATGGGGTCCAGGGGCAGTTCCACCGAGAATTCGCTGGAACGGGCCTGGAAACGGCACACCCAACGGTCCACGTCGACCTCGTAGCGCCACACCCGTTCCGGCAGTGCGTCGTGCAGCATCGCGGTGGTGTGCGTGGCCGTCAACGCGCCGAAGTGCGGGAACGTCGTCGAGATCGCCCAGTCCCGCACCGGCCGGATGTCGACGAAGTGCACGGCGACCGTGTCGCCCGGTTCGGCGCCCTCGACCGCGATCGGACCGGTGACCGGGTTCAGGTACGGGAACGTGCACACCCGGCTGGGCAGGTCGTCGACGCCGCGCACCGCGCCGCCGAAGCAGTCCTCGGTGGCCAACTCCACCACCGTGCCGGGCTTCACGGTCAGGACCGGTTCCCGGCCGCCGAACACGTAGCCGAGCCGCTCCGGGTCGGCGGTCAACCCCACGACCTCGATGCTCACTTCTCCTCCGTAGCGCCGACGCCCGACAGGACGGGCTTGCGGCCCGTCGCGAGCAGGCCGATCAGGACCAGGACGCCGATGCCCAGCCAGACGAACCCGGTGGTCTGCGCGGCGACCTTGGCGTTGACCACCACGTAGGCCAGGATCGCGAACCCGATCGCCGGCGCGATCAGGTGCGCCCACCAGTTCCGGCTGCGCGAGCGGACCACGTAGTGCACGACGACGGACACGTGCAGCACCAGGAACGCGGCCATGGCACCGAAGTTCACCAACGAGCTGAGCAGCGTGATGCCGTCCTCGCGGGACTGCATGTACAGGCCCAGCGCCAGCGACACGGCCGCGACCAGCAGCGTCGCGTTCACCGGCACGCGCCGGGTCGGGTGCACCCTGGCCAGGAACGCGGGCAACTGCCGGTCGCGGGCCATGGCGAACAGCAACCGCGCGGTCGCGGCCTGCGCCACCAACGAGTTCGCGAAGCCCCACGAGACCGCCGTCGCCACGGCCGTCAGCGTGGCCAGCCAGCCGCCGCCCGCGACGCGGGCCGCGTCGTAGAACGCGGTGCCCGCCGCGTCGCCGTTCTCGATCAGCCCGGCCGGGTCGGGCACGAGCAGTGCGGCGACCCAGGTCTGCACGATGAACAGCACGCCGGTCAGCAGCAGCGCGGCCACCATCGACCGGCCGATCGCACGGGCCGAGTCGCGGTTCTCCTCGGCGAGCGTGGAGATGCCGTCGAAGCCGAGGAAGCTCAGCACCGCGATCGACACCGCGCCGAACACCAGCGACCACGAGAACGTGCCGCCGTCGAAGATCGGCGCGAAGCTGAACCCGCGTCCCCTGCCCTGGAGCAACGCGACCACGCCGATCACCAGGAAGATCGCCAGGACGACGAGCTGGAGCACCAGGATCACGCGGGTCACCAGCGCGGTCAGCTCGATGCCGACGTAGTTGACCGCCGTGTTGAGCACGACGAACGCGATCACCCACAGCCAGATCGGCACCGCCGGGAGCAGCGAGTTCATCGCCACGCCCGCGATCAGGTAGAGCAGGCTGGGCACCAGGACGTAGTCCAGGAGGATCAACCAGCCGGCCAGGAAGCCGACCGGGGCGCCGATGCCGCGTCCGGCATAGGTGTAGACGGAGCCGGCGATGGGGAACGCCTTCGCCATCTGCGCGTACGAACCGGCGGTGAACAGCATGGCGAGCATGCCGATCGCGTAGGCCAGCGCGATCATGCCGCCGGACCCCTGGAACACGCTGCCGAAGATGCCGAACGGCGCGATCGGCACCATGAAGATCAGGCCGTAGACCAACAGGTCGCGGAATCCCAACGACCGGCGCAGTTCCTGGGCGTACCCGTACTGCTCGACTCCCATGACGTCCTCCTGCCACGAGCTGGTGCGGGCAGCCTAGACAGACTCCTTCCATTTGGAAAGATTCCGTTCGCAAGGAGTTCTACAACGGGGCGATCACGGTCAGGTCCAGGCCGTCCGCTCGGGCCAGGAATCCTCCCGCGCGCGGCGGTCCCAGCGCCGCCCACGCGTGGCGGTCGATGCCCGCCAGCAGCGCGGCGGCACCCGACTGGGCGTCGGCCGCCGTGAGCCGGCCCGCCGCCGCCAGGGCGACCGCGAGGTGCACGCCGTCGTAGACGCCTTCCGCGTACGCGTCCAGCACCGGTGCCTCGCCGCCGAACAGCGCGTGGTGCCGGTGCGCCAGCGCGAGTCGCCGCTCGTCGCCCTGCCCGGCGAACGACCGCATCGCCGCGTACAGCTCGCCCGTGTCGTCGCCGCCCGCCGCGAGCAGGCCGTTCTCCTCCAGCGACCCGGACAGCCGCACCACCCGCCCGGCCAGCGGGGAGGCGGCGAACACCCGGTTGAACCGGGCCAGGTCGCGACCGACCAGGCTGACCAGCACGGCGTCGGCCCGCGCCCGGACCAGCCCGGCGACGATCGCCTCGGCGTCGATGCCCGGCCCGGGGAACGGCACCAGACGCCGGGCCACGACCTGGGCGCCGAGCGCCCGGACGATCGCGGTCGCGTCCCGGTGCACGGCCCGCGGCCAGATGTAGTCGCTGCCGACCAGCGCCCACCTCGTCCGCCGCCGGCGTTCGACCAGCCACCGCAGGGCGGACGCGAGTTGGCGTTCCGGGGAGTCGCCGAGCAGCACCACGCCGCTTTTGCGTCGTCCGCCTTCATGGGGTGGCGTGAACACGTAAGGCACACGTCCGGCGAGCGCGTTCTCCAACGCCCGGTGCACGTCGCTGGTGTGGAAGCCCACGAAGGCGTCGACGAGTCCGACCAGGCCCGACGCGTCGACCGCCACCTCGGCGGGCGCACGTCCGGCGTCGACGAGCACCAGGTGCGCCTCCCGCCCGGCGACGCCACCGGCGGAGTTGACCTCGGTGGCCGCCAGCGCGGCGGCGAGCAGCCCGGACGGCCCGGTCAACCCGAGCGCGCCCGACAGCGGCAGCAGCAGCCCGAGTCGCAGGGCCGCCGGGTCGGGTCCGGCCAGCACGACCTCGATCCGGTCGCGCACGACCACGCGAACGACCGCCGCCGAGTCCATGGCCGGAAGTATGCTCGCGGACGCGTCCACCGGCGAAAGGCTCGTCATGGCTGATCAGCGGGGCCTGGTCCGTGCCGACCTGGTCGACCTCCTCACCCGTGCGCAGCGCGCGTTGGCCCGCGATCTGGGCACCGTGCTGGAGGAGGAGGGCGTGACCGTGGACCAGTGGCGCGTGCTGCGGGAGCTGTCGACGGGTGGCCGCACGATGGGCGACCTGGCCATGGCCGTGGAGATCCCCCACCCGACGCTGACCCGGCTCGTGGACGCCCTGGTCGACTCCGCGTTCCTCTACCGCTCGCAGTCGCCGACCGACCGCCGCAAGGTGGCCGTGCACGTGTCGGACCCCGGCCGCGCCAAGCTGGACCGCCTGGAGGCGTTGGCCGCCGCCCACGAGCAGGCCCTGTCGACCCGCCTGGGCACCGACACCGTCACCCACCTCGCGACCCTGCTCCGCACCCTCCCCTGACCCGCACGCGCGAGTTATGCGTTCAGACACCGCGAGTCGTGCGTTCAGACACCGCGAATTGTGCGTTCAGGCAGGTCCGGACACGAAAACGGCACCGCAGGGCGGTGTGCCCGGGTGCCGATAGGGGTGGTGCGGTGCCGGCCGGGGCCGACACCGCACCGGAGATCACTTCACCACGTGGCCGAGGATGCCCTCGGTCGTCTGGCCCTCACAGGTGCTCGAGGCAGAGTCCATGTGGTCGCCCGTGCCCTTGACCTGGCAGCGGTACAACGGCCGCGAATTCGCCTGCGCGGAGTTGAACGCGTAGCCGAGCGTCGCGATGACGGTCTTGCCCTCACAGGCGGCGTTGGCCGACGTGAAGTAGTCCCAGTCGCTGCGGCACTGGTACACCGCGTGGGTGTTCGGCTCCTGGCCGTAGAACAGCTTGCCCAGTTTGCCCTCGGTGACGAAACCCTCACCGGGGGCGCCGTTCACGGTGCTGACGTGGTCGGGCGCCTTCTGGTAACGCGTGAGCACCACCGTCGCGCCCGGCGTGCCGCCACCGTTGAAGAGCAGCTTGTTCGGCGACTCGGCACCGGGGTTGCCGATCTTGTCCGGCGTGGTCTGACCCAGCAGCGCCGTGCCGACCTCGGCCGGCGTGGCGTTCGGGTTGGCGCCCAGGTACAGCGCCGCCGCGCCCGCCACGTGCGGGCTGGCCATCGACGTGCCGTCGATGGTCTCCGTCGCGTTGTCGCCGCCGATCCAGGCCGACTTGATGGCCTCGCCCGGCGCGAACAGGTCCGTGCACCGGCCGTAGTTCGAGAACACGGCGCGCTGGTCGGTGACCGTGGACGCGTTGACCGTCAGGGCCTCCGCGACGCGGGCCGGGCTGAACTGGCACGCGTCGGTGTTGGCGTTGCCCGACGCCACCGCGTAGGTCACGCCCGACGCGATGGAGGCGCGCACCGCCTGCTCGATGGGCTCGGTCTGCGTGCCCGCGACCGCGCCGAGGCTCATGTTGGCCACGGCGGGCTTGACCGCGTTGGCGGTCACCCACTCGATGCCGCTCAGCACGCTCGCGAAGGTGCCGCCGCCCTGGCAGTCCAGCACGCGGACCGCGACGACCTTGGCACCCTTGGCGACGCCGTACTCGGCGCCCGCCGCGGTCCCGGCGACGTGCGTGCCGTGACCGTTGCAGTCGACCTTCGTGCCGTCGATGAAGTCGGCACCCCACGACGCGCGGCCACCGAAGGTGGAGTGCGTCGTGCGGATACCGGTGTCGATGACGTAGACGGTCACGTTCGACGCCTGCGTCGTGTAGCTGTAGCCCGAGTTCAGCGGAAGGTTCCGCTGGTCGATCCGGTCGAGCCCCCACGACGGCGGGTTCGTCTGGATGTCGGTCTTCTGGACGCGGCCGTTCTGGACGACCGTCTTCACCGCCGGGTCGGCGGCCAGACGCTTCGCCTCGTCCTCCGACGCCTGGACCGCGAAACCGTTGATCGCCCGGTTCCACGTCGCGGTGACCTTGCCCCCGTGACGGGCGGTCAGGTCGGCGGAGGCCGACACGGCCGCGTCGTCCTTGAGCACGACCACGTACTGGCCGGGCACCGCGGTGCCTTCAGGGGCCGGGACCACGGACGCGGGCTGCGCGCCGGCGGTGGCGGTCGCCACCGACAGTGCACCGGCCGTGAGCGCGATCGCCCCGAACGCTCTTGTCACACAACGAACTGCGTGCTTCACACACAACCTCCAGCGGTCTACTCCCGACGTCAGAGATTGGCATCCCGACCGACGGAGCGGAGGGTCATTGATCGGTTTGCATTGCGGGATGCCGAAGTCTTGTGACGACTTCCGCACAACTCCGCGCACGACCCGCTACGTCCCGGACGACGGCCTCGCACCCATTGACCCGCAATGACATCCGCACGATTGCGGACAGAGCCGGGTCCGCGCCCGTCGGCGACGGGCGCCGGCGGGCGAGCCGGGCTGGAAGTCCACAAAGGACCGACCGGGCCGCCCCCTAGGGAATCACCCTGAATTTCCGGGCACCCCCGCCCGGAAATCGGACGGGGATTCGTCCCGGGACGCGGCGGACCGGTATACCGGAGGCACGGGCGACCGCCGCCCGACACGGACCCGACGACCACTCGTGTGCACTCCGTCACAATTACCCGCACCGAGCGCGACAAATGGGCCGACGACGGACGGAACACCTGCTCAGCCGCTGATGACCGACGACCGGGAAACAACCTGATCACGGCCGTAACGTGGTCGCGCGCGCCCGCGATCAGCGGATGAGTCCATTGCCGGACAGCGCCGGAAACGCGCACCGGAAAACACCTTGGGGAGGCACGGGCGCGAATGGGGGACGACATCGTCTCGGTCCTGGCGCTGTTCTTCGGCGGTCCGACGGCGTTCGGACGGCTGCTGATCCTCACCGGTCTGGCACTGGCCCTGGTGAACTGCTTCAGATTCCTCGTCGCCCGGCCCGCCGTCGCCCTCGCGGCCGACGGCGCGGCACCGACCGTGCGGCACGAGGGCGGCGCGCGGTTCCTGCGCGGCGCGGGCCCGGCCCTGTTCGGCCCGCCCGTGCTCGTGCTGCTCGGCGCGTGCTCGGCGACCTTCCTGATCACGCCCTGGTACGTGATCACGGCCGCACCGCTGTTCGCCGCGGTCGTCGTCGCCGTCCGGCGACTGCGCGCCGAACACGGGCGCCGCGGCGAGGACGCGGTCGCGGGCCCGGTGCTGGCCGTGGTCCTGTCGACCACCACGCTGGTGCTGGTCGGTGTGATCATGACCGTCCGCCTGGTCGTGCAGCCGGACCCCACGAGCGGGTTCGCCGACTCCGACCGCGGCACCGTCACCGATGTCGTGTTCTCCCTGGCCATCCCGTTGCTCGGCCTGCTCGGGCTGATGTGGTGGGAACGCCTGCGCGTGGTCGACCGCCTGCCGTGGCGGCCACGCAAACCCGTGCTGCTCTACTGGATCGGCATCGGGGCCGTCGTCCTGCTCTTCGTCGCGCCGCTGCTCGACCTGAACCGGAACGACAACCTCGCGTTCTTCGGGATCGCCACGCCCGAGTACGGCAAGGTCCTCTACATCTGGGTGCTGGCGGTGGTCCTGGCCCGGTACGCCATCGGCTTCCAGGTCCGGCCGGGCGCGCTGCGGTGGCGCCCGTCGGTGGCCCGGCTGCGGCGCGCGGCGGCCAAGGGCAAGCACGTGGGCTACATCTTCCTGATGTTCGGCCTGGTCGGCGTCGCGGGATTGATCAAGACGGACATCGGCCCGACCATCCCCACGTTCTTCGCGACCGTGACGATCGTGGTCTTCCTGCTGCGCCTGCAGGTCCGGTCCGGCACGCGGTTGCTCGACACGCTCAACTCCAGCCGGTCGCTGTGGGCCGCGCTGCTGCTGACCGGCCTCATCGCGTACTTCGTGCTGCAACTGGACTACGTGAAGACGCGTCAGGAGGCGTGGCACCAGCCGTGGACGTTCGGGTGGTCGACGCCGTGCGCGCCGCCGCCGGAGGGCGTCGAGCCGCCGAAGGCCCCGGACGGCACGACGGCCTGCCTGGAGTCGCTGGACGCGGTCGCGGCGGGCAAGCGGTCCCAGGTCGCGCAGTCGATGTCGGCCGTGGCCGACGGCGGCGTGTGGGGTCGCGGCCTGTCCGACACGGGCGCGGGCCGACTGCCGGCCGGCAGCACGGACTTCATCCTCGCCGTGCTGTGGAACAAGCTCGGCGGGTTCGCGGTCGTGCTGCTGGCGCTGCTGCTCGCCGTGCTGGCCGCGGCCCTGGCCCGGTGCCGTTCGCACCTCGACAAGTTCGCCGACGAGCGCGCCGACCTGCCGGGCGCGGACCGGCAGTCCCGCGCGGCCCGGCTGTTCGCGGTCGGCGTGGCCGGGATGCTGGTGGGCCAGTTCGGTTTCGTGTTCGTCACCACGCTCAACGTCGTGCCGCACTCGGGCATCACGGTCCCGTTCCTGTCCCGGGGCGGCCATTCGACGCTCGCGCTGGTCGGCGCCGTGGTCGCGGCCGTGTGGCTGCTCTACCGGGCCGACCGGCCGCCACGCCCGAAGGCCGCCACCGAGGCGCGCACGGCCGTCGTCCGCACGGCGCCGATGGGCGGCATGTGGCTGCCGAAGGTCCGACGGGTCCTGCCGCTGACGTTCGTCGCCATGTTCGTGGGCACGACGCTGCTCGCCACCACGATCACGATCGCGCCCTACGGCCGGTACGCCCAGGACCGCCCGTACTGCCCGGTCACGCGGGTCCGCGTCGACCCCGAGGTCTGCTCGACCGACCGGATCGCCAACCGCCGCACGCGGGTCGAACTGCGGGTCGGCGGCGAGCCGGTCTACGTGCGCGACCGTTCCGAGCAGGCGTGGCAGGCCGTCGGCACGCCCGCCGTCACGCTGTCCGACCTCGCCGGGCTGATCCGCTTGAACGGCCGGGGCGGCACGCTCAACAACACGCTGGACGACCTGATCGACCGCGCGTCCGGCACGTCGCTCAAGGAACGCGTCCTGCCCACGCCGGGCGGACCCGAGGCGGGTCTGATCGACCTGACCGTGGACCCCGCGCTGCAACGGTCGCTGACGGGTGCGTTGCGCGCCGACGCCGAGGAGTCGAAGCCGCTCGCGGGCGGCATCGTCGTCATGGACGCCAAGACCGGCCGGGTGCTCGCCGCGTCCAGCGCGCCCAGCGCCCTGGACTGGCCGGTGGTCGAGCCGGTGGAGGCCGACAAGAAGGCGGTCGAGGCGTTCGGCGACGACCACACCGTCTACGGGCCGATCGAGAACGGCAAGGTCGTCACCACCGGCGACGACTGCGACGACACGGACTGGGACGACCGGTGCCGCCGCTGGATCCTGGAGACCGCGCCGACGACGCCCAACCCCAAGGCCCTGGAGGAACAGCGCCGCTACGCGCCGGACACGCCCGACGAGGTGCTGCCGTCGTTGGACGAGAACCGCGCGCTCGACCGCCGCTACGGCCTGGGGTCGACGTTCAAGGTCGTGGTGGCGGCGGCGTTCCTGAAGAACCGGCCGGGCAGCACGGCCCAGTCCACGATCCCCTCCCCCACCGTCTACCAGCCGCCGTTCGGCAAGCCGATCCGCAACTACAACAAGGGTGCGTGCCAGGGCACGGCGAACGAGCGGATCACGCTGAAGCAGGCGCTGACCGTCTCGTGCAACACCGCGTTCGTCGCGCTGGCCGACGAGCTGGGCTGGGACGCGGTCCGGGACATGGCCGTGGAGATGGGTTTCGCGGACCTGTCGGCCCAAGGAGCCGACGACGCCTGGCTCGCCGGTCCGGCGGCCGGCAGCGCGTCGTACGTGCCGCCGTCGGTCGACACCGACGGCATGGACTCGCTGGGCAACAACACCCTGGGCGGCGGCCGGGTCGAGGGCACGGCCGTGCAGATGGCCACCATGATGACCGCCGTCGCGAACGAGGGCCGCGTCGTGCAGCCGACCCTGGTCGCCGCCACCGCCGAGCCGTTCGGCCGCGACCAGGTCCGGTACTCCGGCGAGGTGCGCGAGGTGCTGCCGTCCGGGCAGGCGCGCGAGCTCGCCGAGGCGCTCAGCGGTGTGACGCAGAACGACGATGGCACGGCGCACAGGCTGAAGGCGGAACCGGATCGCGCGCTGCGCGTCAAGACAGGCACACACGAGATCTACGGGGAGGACGAGACGCCACCCGACAAGCGGTTCGCGAAGCAGAACGCGTGGGTCGTCGGCTCGCTGGACACCAAGGCCGGACCGGTCACGTTCGCCGTCGTCGTCGAGACGAAGGTCGAGAAGGACGGGTCCCGCCGGGCGCAGTGGCTGACGCAGCAGGTGATCGACAAGGTCGTGGAGGTACGGGGATGA includes the following:
- a CDS encoding penicillin-binding transpeptidase domain-containing protein — its product is MGDDIVSVLALFFGGPTAFGRLLILTGLALALVNCFRFLVARPAVALAADGAAPTVRHEGGARFLRGAGPALFGPPVLVLLGACSATFLITPWYVITAAPLFAAVVVAVRRLRAEHGRRGEDAVAGPVLAVVLSTTTLVLVGVIMTVRLVVQPDPTSGFADSDRGTVTDVVFSLAIPLLGLLGLMWWERLRVVDRLPWRPRKPVLLYWIGIGAVVLLFVAPLLDLNRNDNLAFFGIATPEYGKVLYIWVLAVVLARYAIGFQVRPGALRWRPSVARLRRAAAKGKHVGYIFLMFGLVGVAGLIKTDIGPTIPTFFATVTIVVFLLRLQVRSGTRLLDTLNSSRSLWAALLLTGLIAYFVLQLDYVKTRQEAWHQPWTFGWSTPCAPPPEGVEPPKAPDGTTACLESLDAVAAGKRSQVAQSMSAVADGGVWGRGLSDTGAGRLPAGSTDFILAVLWNKLGGFAVVLLALLLAVLAAALARCRSHLDKFADERADLPGADRQSRAARLFAVGVAGMLVGQFGFVFVTTLNVVPHSGITVPFLSRGGHSTLALVGAVVAAVWLLYRADRPPRPKAATEARTAVVRTAPMGGMWLPKVRRVLPLTFVAMFVGTTLLATTITIAPYGRYAQDRPYCPVTRVRVDPEVCSTDRIANRRTRVELRVGGEPVYVRDRSEQAWQAVGTPAVTLSDLAGLIRLNGRGGTLNNTLDDLIDRASGTSLKERVLPTPGGPEAGLIDLTVDPALQRSLTGALRADAEESKPLAGGIVVMDAKTGRVLAASSAPSALDWPVVEPVEADKKAVEAFGDDHTVYGPIENGKVVTTGDDCDDTDWDDRCRRWILETAPTTPNPKALEEQRRYAPDTPDEVLPSLDENRALDRRYGLGSTFKVVVAAAFLKNRPGSTAQSTIPSPTVYQPPFGKPIRNYNKGACQGTANERITLKQALTVSCNTAFVALADELGWDAVRDMAVEMGFADLSAQGADDAWLAGPAAGSASYVPPSVDTDGMDSLGNNTLGGGRVEGTAVQMATMMTAVANEGRVVQPTLVAATAEPFGRDQVRYSGEVREVLPSGQARELAEALSGVTQNDDGTAHRLKAEPDRALRVKTGTHEIYGEDETPPDKRFAKQNAWVVGSLDTKAGPVTFAVVVETKVEKDGSRRAQWLTQQVIDKVVEVRG